The nucleotide window TGTTTCCTTATGATTAAAAGGATTATCGTTAAATTTTATTTAGTCTGATTTATTCTTATAACTTGAACTTTATTATACTCTTTGAAATACATGCTCAGAAGTCTCATTCTAAATCCTTCAATCAGTGTATGGGGCAATTATAGCATGGGTATGTAGTGTCGGGAAGAaacttgttaaagcggaataattctttccctctttgtgtatcaaaataggttcctcatctaaataccaacttgatatccaaataaaaatatcaaccagcacagcataaacaataaagcaaaaatcaatcacatagtgagaccaaatctttttaacgtggaaaacccaatgtgggaaaaaccacgggaccgtggtccacctcaaacttccactatcaataataatgataacaggtttacagtaggtcttctctagaataactagaggatcagaataacatcaagaatatagatcttggctcaacaatagcatatcttcatcatgtaggatggatctcctcaaaagagaattctaggtctcacagagtagatatcgtaggaaagtatcttagagagggtaaactgcagatcaacaccgttaggattgtagagtttgctgcaaggattctcctcataaaatttgggccgaaactgataacgtttggccaccgatcgtcaagcagaaaactcagaaacctaatatttctctctctatttctctctcctctttcctatgCACGCCACACACTGCACGCTGCAATCGGATCtcttttcctcaccttctctctcatctttttaatttctttcatttgctgatttgggctcaataggcccaattgtccaagcccatatatgggttggacccaacaattctccccctccagctcatatggtgggttgtaccaagcccgctcttcgcctacatgcttcaagcttctctttaggcaaagactttgttaacatatatgaaccattctcattagtatgtacTTTTtcaaactgtaattctttcatctcaagcacatcacgaatccagtgatatctcacatcaatatgcttggatctagaatggtatgttgaattcttggagaggtgaatgacgctctgactatcacagtaaatggtatatacttcctgtttcaagcccaattcctgtagaaactttttcatccataaaatttccttacaggcttcagtaactactatgtattctgcttctgtggttgatagagcaacacacttctgtaacttagactgccaaaagactggtcctcctgcaaatgtcatcaagaatcctgaagtggacttcctggaatcagtatcacctgccatgtctgcatatgtgtagccttctaacacaggttcatcactaccaaaacataaacacaacctggaagtacctcttagatatcttaatatccatttcactgctgcccaatgttcctttccaggattagagagaaatcgactgacaactccaactacatgagctatatctagcctagtacaaatcatagcattcatcaaactgcctactgtagatgagtaaggcactctggacatttcttctttttctttctcacttgtaggacattgttttgaactcagcttgaaatgacctgcaagtggagaacaaactgctttggctttactcatattgaatctttcaaaaacattttcaatgtaagtctcctaagatagccaaatctttcttttcttcctatcacgaagaatcttcatgccaagtatttgtttcaccgatcttaagtctttcatggcaaaagacttacttagctctcttttaagctttccaatttttccaacatcatggccaacaatcagcatatcatcaacatatagcagtaaaataataaaatcatcatctgaaaatttcttcataaacacacaatgatcagatgtggttctatcatacccttggctcatcataaagaaatcaaacttcttgtaccactgtctaggtgcctgtttaagtccatataagcttttcctaagcttacacaccatattttcttttcccttgactttgaaaccttctggttgctccatgtaaatttcttcttctaagtcaccatgaagaaatgctgtttttacatcaagttgctcaacttctaaatttaagcgggcagccaaaccaagaacaactcggataggggATATTTTtataaccggagaaaatatttcttcaaagtcaatacctttcttttaactgaatcctttcacaactagtcgtgccttgtatctttgttgtgagctattgttttcggtctttaatttataaacccacttattcttaagagctttcttttctttaggtaactttaccaagtcataggtgtagttctcaagcaaggatctcatctcttcttgcatggctttaacccactcattcttattctcatataGAATagtttcttggtaagtttctggctctcccccatcagtaagcataacatactcatgtggaggatacctGGTAGcgagttgtcgctctctagtggatcttctcaatggaatctcaactagtggtggaggtgcctgttcagttggttcagcatcatcaactgtaggagcatcatcactggtattctcaccacaatcttcttgttcatctcccccatgatcatcatgaactataggtggaggaactggacccaaactccaaggaatataaatagaggtttctggcttcttaacattatcaccatcatcaaacaattggtcttcaagaaacacaacatctctgcttctaataatcttcttgttcattggatcccataatctgtacccaaactcttcatgaccatatcccaagaagatacatgcttttgccttattatcaagcttgaacCTCTCatatttgggaatatgaacaaatgctttacacccaaagactctcaaatgattataagatatatcttttcctctccatactctctctggaacatcaccttgcagaggaactgatggagaaagatttatcaggtcaactgtagttctcatagcctccccccaaaatgacttcgctTTAAAAAAGGAGGATGGATCCTTTCTTTCTAATAATGATCACATCTTAACTACTTTTCCTAATTGGTATGCTAATCTTTAGGCTTCTACCTCTTCTATACTCCTAATTGGGCCCCTTGCCTCTCCCTTCCCCTCATCCCTTAAGCTATTCTCTCTAGTCTATCTAAGAATttattatcattgaaattaaaattatCCACCATCAAATGGGTCGAGGCAAGAGTCTTGATAGTTTTAATGTAGAATTCTATAAATCCTTTTAGGAGGTTCTTAAAAATCTCATTCTTTAGTCTTTCTCTTCCTTCATTCCTACGATCATCTTTCCTCTTACTAGGGAAGAACTCGGCTTATCTTTATTTCGAAGAAGGTCAATCCTTCCCTAATCAAAGACTTTTATTTGATTACTCTATGTAATGTTATTTATAAATTTCTTTCTAAAGTCTTTGCTAGTTGCATTAAACCTATCCTCTATGATTTGATTAGTCCTAAATAATTCACTTTTATATAAGGTAGACCCATCCACGATAATATTCTTACAGCTAACGAGTTGGTTCTTAATATATCTAAATCTAAGGGCAAGTCCCTTATCATCATTCTCAAGCTAGGTTTAGAAAAAGTATttaacttattttcttgaattgctATCCTTAAATTCCTCTCACCGATGAACATTTCTCCTATTTTTACCAAGTGGGTTGCTACTTCCATTTCTTTGCCTTCTTTCTATCTTATAAATAGCTCCTCCTAGGCCACTAGAGGAATAAGGTAAGGAGATCCCATATCTCCTTAACTTTTCATCATTCCTCAACAAATCCTCTCATCCCTAATCTCTACCTAGGTTGAAAGGAAACATATTACTCCTTTTAATCTCAAAGGGATCAAATTAACCCATTTgatgtttgatgatgatcttcttTTAGCTTATGCCAATAACAAATCATGTTCAAAAGATCTTAAAGGTTTTTGACTTTTTTTAGTAACTTATTAATCTCAAAGTtaaccttcataaatcaaatattagAATTAAAGAAGGGTTTTGACCTGTTAAATATCTAGGTTCATTCATATCTTTAGATCGTCTTCTCCTCAGCCATTAAAACATTCTTATTGACAAAGTTTAGTCAAAAGTTCAAGACTAATATAAAGGCCTTTTATCACAAGTAAGGAAAATGGTTTTAACTATCTAGTGATCAACTCTCCCACCCATTTTCTCTTCAACCATTGTATTTCAAACTCGATCCTCAAACATCACCAAAATAACTAAAAATTTCTTCTAAAGTTTTGATTCTTTCACATCGAAACTCATAAGATGAGATATTATCACTAAGCCTAAGGACTATGGTGGGCTTGGGTTAAGAGATCTACTCACTATTAAAAATCCATCTACGCCAAGCATATTCTATCACTCCTAAACAATGCTGATTTGTTTTGGGTCTGATCCTTAAAGCTAAGCATGGAGACCTCCATCGTTGGTTAGTGTCAAATTTTTTCATCTTGTCCAGATCTAGGAGAAACATCGATAAGTTTCCTAAGGATATGAGACTTGAATTTACGAGACTAGTTAAGGATGGAAAAACTACTAATAtgtgataatattttcatcagttTTTGGCCAACTATGATTAACTCGGGGGTTATGATTTCTTTCTACCATATTTTAGATTTGATGGTCTCTAATTGTTGGAGCCTTTTGAAGCTTGAATTATTTTTTCATCCTATCTTAATTGATAGGATTTTGAAGATTCATGTTATTTGGCTTTCTAATGATAACTAAtgaaaatattatcaatcttcctTAATTgttcctcttttcttttttttaaaagcTTTTTCAAACTCGAATAGGCCTTAGATTCAAATACTTTAATACTTGGTCATTGAGCTTGTCGCTACAAGAAGGGAAAGGGTATGCCAAACCTGTTTCTAGCTGAATTTTAAGTTTTCTTTTATACTCTTTTATACTCTTTAGCTCAAAAGGAATAACGACAAATTTAGCAACCATTATGTCAGTCCCTCTACGATAGTTTAAAGGGCTTTTAACCTTTCTGAATGAAACTCTCAGCCCATATCCCTGGCATGAGGGGCTTAACAGCATGATTCCTCGAGTCTTCCCAACTAGGGACCTGTGTAGTAACTATACTTTGAAGTATAATGGATCTTTACTTACCTATAGGTATCTAATACACTCTATAGGCTCCTAATGCTCCTAAGGCGAAAGTGATGATCATTTTAAAAGCTGTTAGACATGTAGAATCCGAGAGTCGGAAGAATTTGCTCCTTCAAATTGATGCGCAAGCCATTGTCCACAGTGTTACTAACTTCCAACACCCTTCTTCCATGCAATTGTTTCATACATCCTCCACTTAATGTCTAATCTCCTTGGTGTTTATTATATTTTCGGATCTTGGTGttggaaataatagaagataagaagaattattgaagaagctttattgaagaagctttattgaaaaagtgaagaaacttgaatgcattaacatgtccctcttttatttatacagattatgatagaggatttcccttaacataatagaggatttccctcaacagagtagagagatttcctcatatagttaggaaaaatcttatttgttatcatgcccctgcaagatggtgctcgtgtcaaggatatcaatcttggatcgatgcaaagcgagaggcttcgtgagtagggcaagagcagatcgtcgCTGCTGCTGCGGTTGCTATTGCTATTACTATTGTTGTGGCTGCGACGGCAATGGCTGTTGCactagaggagaaagctacagtaatagagaaagctatagcaatgctgtagTAGAGGAAGAAGCTGCAACAAAAGAggaagctacagtagaggagaaagctacaacgATATTACAATGATGCTACAGTAGTATCAAGGAGGTGAGAGGTGGGTGATTGCGGTGGCTTGAGTTCGTGCACGTAGTGGCGATCCACGCGGTGCTGTGCGTGGCACGGCTGTACGTATACACAAAGGAGAGCGCACCGGACCGTTGAGTCCTAGCGTGTAGATTGTTGAGGGCACAagcgttcccttcgttctcctcaAGTCCgtcgactgttggcagatcagtGAAGACTACCATGGTgacgaagatgaggattgaccacagAGCCTCTTAAGAATGTAGCTGCagtggcgttggtcgctggccagaggcaagggcgaagcttcgtTTTTCTCATTGGATACCATGTtggaaataataaaagataagaagaattattgaagaagctttattgaaaaagtaaagaagcttgaatgcattaaTATATCCCTTATCTATTTATACGAGGGAGGATTTCTCTTTAAGTTCTTTATCTCTCTTCTAGGCTGTTCATCTTGTTGAACGaatcaattttgaagatattggTATATCATGAGAAACAAACATGACATGAATGGAGTATCTATGACTTGGTTCCTAAATATCCAGTCGGTGATGCATTAGAAATCGATGCAAATGAGTGGGTATAAAGAAGTGAGTTTATTTTTTAGCTGGCAAAGTGTTCTCTTGAATTTGTTTAGAGACTTTGGGGAAGTACTTTGCTGCGTTCATGACGGATCTATCACCGGCTTTAATGCTTTTATTGTTGCCTTGTCCTACTAAATGTTATCATTCCATGATAGCTTGTGGCTTTTACACACCCACACCAAACGATTGTCTTGTAGAAGTTGGCGCCACTTTGTGTGCATTACGCACGAGAGAGGAATAGGTGAGGTGATCCAAAGGAAGAATCTTAAAGGAGTGCCATTTTGTGTGCATTACAAGTTGGTACCACAGCATCCTTCAATCTCAAAGGAACACTCAACTCTCTCCTAACACGTTCGAGTTGGCTTCATGCTTTATTGGGTAGTGTAGTTTCGCGGAAATATGCATAATAACTCCTTCAGATATATTCATCTGTTATGCATCCTCGGATCACTAATTGGTCCCAATGCTCCAATTAAACAGGTAATGACGTGGAAATGTTCCACGTTGCATGCTTATAAAGCACAACCAAGTGATGCCGTTCTTAAGCTGCTTGGACTACCGAACACCACACCCACTTCCATGGCCACAAGAGAGAGCAACTGGGCGGTGAAGATTAGAGACCAGCCCATGGCCACCGAAGAGAGAAGCTGGGCGCTGGAGATCGATGACCAAACCGAGAACACGGGTAATTCAGCCGAGAAGCAGCAAAGCCCGAAGCCATCCATATACAGAGTTCCTGCTTACATCAGAAGGTTGAACTGCCATGCCTACAAGCCACAGATCGTCTCCTTTGGGCCATACCACCATGGTGACCCCAACGTCATGCCGATGGAGGAGCACAAGGATCGGGCCCTCACCCACTTCCTCAAGAGAGCCAATAAGTCTCTCCAAGACGTCAGGACCGCAATGGCGGAGGTCGTGCAGCAGCTACGGGGCGCTTATCAGAGCCTCGACGGGAAGTGGGCGGGGGACGAGAGGTTCCTGCATCTGATGATCCTTGACGGGTGCTTCATGCTCGAGATAATTCGTGTCGCGACCAAGAAGCCCGATGACGGTGGCTACGAAATGGATGAACCCATCTTTAGCGACCACGGGAATCTGTACACCGTGCCCTGCATAAAGCGAGATATGATGATGTTCGAGAACCAGTTGCCCCTGCTTGTTTTGTACAAACTGGTTTTTGTTGAGGGTCGTGGTGATTGCGTGGTAACACTAACTTTTATGCTCTGTCTGTGTCCATAATTTCCACTTAATTCTTGTCTCACTAATCTGCACACCAGGAGTACGTGAACGAACTGGTGCTGACATTCTGGGACAAGACGTTGACGGTGGAAGGAGAACGCCGCCACCTCCTTGACATGCTCCGACTTAGCCGGTTGGGCAAGCAATCGTCGGCGGCCACTAGTCGTGGCCAGAAAAACAGTCCAAAAGTCTCGATCATCCGGTCGGCGTCTGAGCTGCGCGAGGCCGGCATCCGCTTCAGGAAGAGCAAATCCGACAGCCTCCTTGACATCCAGTTCAAGCACGGTGTCCTCAGCCTGCCGAAGCTTACAGTCGACGACAGCACGGAGTACATGTTTCTCAACCTCATGGCCTTCGAGCGCCTCAATATCGGCACCGGCAACGAGGTCACTTCCTACGTCGTGTTCATGGACAGCATCATCGACTCCGCCAAGGACATCAAACTGTTGCACCACAAGCGGATCATCCGGAACGCATTGGGAAGCGACACGGAAGCCGCCGAGCTGTTCAACCGCCTGGCCAAGGACGTGGTATTCGTCCCCAACAGCAACCTCAGCAAGGTCCAAAACAATGTCATTACGTATAGCCAGAAGAAATGCAGAAGGCATCGAGCCAACCTCTGCCGCACATACTTCAAGAGCCCATGGACCACCCTCTCACTCATGGCTGCCATCGTCTTGTTGGTCCTCACGGTGGTGCAGACCATTTACGCAGTGTTGCAGTTCCACCTATCTGCATGATCTCTGTCGCCTTAATCAGTGATGCTCTGCTTGGTTTGATTTCTTTCCTTATTTCTACGTCATTACATGGCTTGGCTAGAAAGATATTTTGATTCAGTTGTGTTTTCCCTCAAGTTTCAATTACCGATATTTGTTTGGTTCATTGGGATTGGTTTGAAACATATTGATGTTTTTTTCTTACAAGTGACAAAACTGGATTGATTTGtgttaaattagtttttgattGTCTGTATGTTGATTCGGAGCTAATAAAACTTTCTCTTTTGCTCTTATCATTAGGTAATTTCAGTCGATACAGTCTCTAACTACGTCGAACCCTATAAAAACATATTAGGTAATTTCAGTTTTTGATTGTCAAGACAAAATTGATTACTTGTTTAGGGTCTAAATCATATTCTTTTACCATTTTGCGAAAGAAaaggtacatatatatatatatatatatatatatatatatatatagtcattgagatttataaaagatgaagttataaaaatatttttctggacTATAGAACTGATTATGATGAAGATGATACATCAAACATTAAATGACGAATCATGTGAGCACTTGCATGCGCTCCAACTTTATACCATTGCGTACGGTGGCCATTAGTCATCACAAACAAATCAAAGATCCAATTATTATATTACAGACATCCAATCCTACATGAACCAACTTAGGTTCTCACTCACAATTTGTGATGTTCTTGACCCGAATTGTCTTAAACTTTCTTTAAAGCCTAAGCTATTCTTTAGGTTAATTAGCCTCCTTTCTTCTCAGCTAGGTAGTGGCACTCTTCATGGCTACCGACAAAAGAAACCTTTGAAGGAGCCTTGgcgtagggtttagggttagggtacgGGATGAAAGAACACGGACGACACAACAAGAGGATGCATCTGAAAGTTCATTTGAGGTTGAGATCATTGCAGTTACTTAGCCTTTTATAAAAGATTCCCACCAGTTCTTCCTGAACAACAGATAGTCAGTTCACGAGACACACTTTACCTTGTGCAAATTAACTTCCGCCCAATTGCTTCCAAGCAATTGAATGAGCTCGGTGATACTGCGACGAACCGCCCATTACGAGAGTATGGGATTCATGGTTCCTTTCCCCTCTAACGGTGTGCCTCTATTCAAAATGAACAATCGATTGCTTCTATTCAAAATGATATGCTCGTTTAGAGATGGAGATTATTGGGCGCATTACATGAACTCGGAGTTTGGTATTGTTGGGAAAAAATATGTTAAAgtgaaataattatttttcctctttgtgtataaaaatgggttccttatcaaaataccaacttgatatcaaaatacaaatatcaaTCAGCagagcataaataatagagcaataaatcaatcacagaccaaatcttttaacatgaaaaacccaatgggaaaaaatcacgggaccgtagtgttaggatcaagagcactaagaggggggggggggggggggtgaattagtgcagcgaaaatatttcaacgataaaaaacgttcgaacgataaaaacgatttcggtgtgaaagccgattctaagattactttaacttaagatcaagcgagatgacgttaaagtcaatctatgaaggcagtttgcagttatgatgaaaatcagaatataagcgcaaactgaaatacgacgttcgtacgataaaagcgatttcggtgtgaaagccgattcgtaaaccactttaacttgagatgaagcgagatgcagttaaagcaaagatataaaggcagtttgcagttatgatggaaatcagaatgtaagcgcaaactgaaatataatgttcgtacgataaaactgatttgcatctaaaggccgattcggaaagcactgaactttgaaacacgttcgtaaaaacacataaggcagtaagctattgagaaggtttgcagtaaagataagatgctcaaagtaaattcaaaccgagatttagagtggttcggtcaatcttgacctactccacttttgacttcctccaccgacgtcaactagaggccttccttcaataggcgaaggccaaccaccctcttacagtttcactccttttgacgggcttatgagacaacccttacagaattttctctcctctctttaaagctcagaacttggaagaaaagagggagaagaacttttggcctttacaacaattttgagctctaaaaatcacagaacaagatcaagatttcggtgtatgttcagtgctcattcagtgctgaatgggtggggtatttataggccccaacccagttcaaatttggagctcaaaactgtcaattcccggaattccgggatctagcggttgcacctcctgattggagcggttgcaccgcttggcagagctcgaagactgagcctctaggcggtgccacctcctgtcaggggcggttgcacctcttgccagagctcgaagaccgagctcaagcggtgcaacctcctaactgaggcggttgcaccgctcagccaatgctcggagaccgagcccaagcggtgccacctcctgtcaggggaggttgcaccgcccagtctcgctcggagactgagcccaggcggtgccatctcttggctggggcggttgcaccgcccagtctcgctcggagacttagcccaggcggtgccacctcctggctcagGCGGTTCAACcacttggcagaaatcaaggtctgaatgggttgatccattcggcccaatttgggtttttcaggggcccaattgccccaagattaagttaatgggatcacctcccatttccaacttaatcattgtgctaactacgatattccctaagacatttactgcaacttgctccggtgcgtcaatcgcttcttccggcgagtttccggcgaacttctgtcgatcattcgatgaactctcgctgatgctcctgcggacttctggcaaactcctggacttgcgatgatccacttggcgagttccgacgagcttctttggcaagctcatggacttctcggatttgttcccgcagaacttccgacgactgtccgaacttccgtcgaactctcgaactcccaacgtgatcattgtcttgactccggcgcaacttctgctgcatgtcttactttcatcgtagttaatcctgcacacttatctcaacatatagattagataacaaatgacaattgacttaatcatcaaaatccgagatttaacaatctcctcctttcttatgatgacaatcaattgataatggagttaaccttaactccccctgtctatatgccatacttgagataagtcatttttgaattcaaaacctttgaattcaaaagacatattgataagttaaaatcatttaaacttatcaatactcccattatgattcccatcatgatgtatctcactgaagatgatgtcaaggcttgacattcattttcaaattttacattacaagtttgaatgatggtaatagtagcaattcatcatattgtaagatatcaacatgtaaaactacgaagtaagattttgataccattacatgatgcacacatttcaaatgttttagcaattattgcatttcatcacatggtaagatatcaatacgtaaaattatgatgcaaattttttgtttgatatcttgacatgatacaaacaatgcataatgcaaattatagcaataatgacatctcttggtg belongs to Musa acuminata AAA Group cultivar baxijiao chromosome BXJ1-11, Cavendish_Baxijiao_AAA, whole genome shotgun sequence and includes:
- the LOC108951144 gene encoding UPF0481 protein At3g47200-like, which encodes MATRESNWAVKIRDQPMATEERSWALEIDDQTENTGNSAEKQQSPKPSIYRVPAYIRRLNCHAYKPQIVSFGPYHHGDPNVMPMEEHKDRALTHFLKRANKSLQDVRTAMAEVVQQLRGAYQSLDGKWAGDERFLHLMILDGCFMLEIIRVATKKPDDGGYEMDEPIFSDHGNLYTVPCIKRDMMMFENQLPLLVLYKLVFVEGRGDCVEYVNELVLTFWDKTLTVEGERRHLLDMLRLSRLGKQSSAATSRGQKNSPKVSIIRSASELREAGIRFRKSKSDSLLDIQFKHGVLSLPKLTVDDSTEYMFLNLMAFERLNIGTGNEVTSYVVFMDSIIDSAKDIKLLHHKRIIRNALGSDTEAAELFNRLAKDVVFVPNSNLSKVQNNVITYSQKKCRRHRANLCRTYFKSPWTTLSLMAAIVLLVLTVVQTIYAVLQFHLSA